GTAACAGTAGACTAAGACTTTATACCATTAATCTGATTTTATTTGTCTGTATGGTTCATATATTGTGTACTTCTCTTTTTATTTAAGGGCACTCTTTTAtcattttaaacaattataaagGGCAAACAAAACATGACAAAATTGGAAAAGTATTAACAAATATGTTTCAAAACAAAATCATAccaacaaaaaaagaataaaataaaaaagtaaactgAGGAAATTGGCAGAATACAGAACATTATGGAAAAAAAGAGCTAATGACAAGattaatttttccatttattattcgAAAGAAACATTTCAAaagtgaaacaaaaaaaaagaattagaGAAGTATACACAAATATTAGCACAATTAACCAAGAGTAAAATGGAAAAGATAAACAAGAATTTAACTGAAAAACTGAACCAAAATGAAggtaaaggtaaaaaaaagtaaaaaacatagaaaaaattaagttattagttattttttgtcaatttgattgtttatttcgttatttggAAAGCAACAACAGGGAAAAATGAAGCTGTTTTGAATATTTATGAACTTttgtaggaaaaataaaaaattagactAACAAACACAAAACAATGGTTAAAACTTGGTGGACTAAAGTATAAGATTGTGTTATCAGAGAATAAATGATCAACAATATTATAAAGTCAATATTATAAATAGAAACAAAGGGACAAAATAGATACAAAATATTGTTACAGGAAACTGAAACATCAAAAACtagataaaaaatattgttataggAAAGTGAAACATCAAAAACTGATCTAACTGTTCTAACAAAGTGTCAAATTTGCACAAAGTCATTGTCCTATGAATCACTTAAGGCAAATATTTTACTGTAAATAAACatcaaacttattaaaaatatttattttctaactcaCATTGTTAAAACAGTACAAAATCCATAATGTATGAGCTATTTAATTGAAGAAAGTATACTAACTTTGTAATGAATGAATTCTAAAGTTGTGTTTTATGAATGTTCAAAAATCAGCATTTAAAATGTTCTCCAACACTGTTTGATAAGAATATATCACTGATTATGAATCAAAATCATTTAAAATAACCCAAATTGTCTAGATTTGTACTAAAACTGTTATCTTTATATGCAGATTGatagaacatatttatttataaataaaaagataCGGGGTCACTTCCTCAATGCTCGACACGTGGGTAATCGCTGATTGAAAGTTTAAATGATCTTGCTCCAGACTGTATCAATACAAACAATCTGATgaaattttagtatttttaaaaaactttggTCAAAGGCAAGGGTGATTTTTAGTATTCCTCTAGATTTTGACTACGATAATAAACATTGATTTGTTTACAAATAACTTACCTTCGTCTGGAAACTCTGGACCAAGGTCTAGCGAAGCTGTAGGTGGATTGTTGACTGCTGACACTGGCAAAAGATCTACCACTGGAACTGTTGTTGAAATGCGCGTTTATCTTTGAAGAAAAATAACACAAAGCTGTATTATGGCGCAGTTAAATTATAAACATTGCAAAAGGTTAAGACTTACCTGCTTGAAATGATCCTCTTTCTGTTTGTAAACACCGTCTACGGAACTCGAGCTTGGATCATTCCTCTTAGCAGTTATATTTCCCATGAAAATGCACGTGGAAAGTTgctttccaacaatttttatcgAACATCTCAGCTGTGATGACCTCAAAATTCAGGTAGTGAaccttttgttaattttttacttttttatgatgaTTGATGACATACAAATCTAAACGCTGGGTGTTCCTTTCTTCGTCAGGCTCTCTTTGTGTTTAAGGTAAATTGCACTTGACCCTGTGAATTAAAAAGAGAACACCAATATTTGCAACATCACCTTATGTCAAATGCCAACGTCAATCGTCAAACTTCAAATCGCTTTCTCCATAGCAGTGGCGTATAGCAGTAGAATTATATTCTCATAAATTATCAATTTAACGACTCCATTTTATAAAAAACGAACCATCTGTTTTAAGAACTAAAAATGATCTCTGGGAACACGTTTCGAAAGAAATGTACTAGAATTTTTGTAACGTACAAAAGAAAACATAGCACTTATAAGTTGTTACAGTTAGTGGGGTAAAAATTGACGTTAAAAGCAGAAACACCAGAAATTGCAGGAAAAGATGAGAAACCATATCAACTGCTAAAATATTGTGAAAAGCTATAACGGAACAACTAACTGGGTTAGTTGCGTAAAAACCAAACCACACCagcatatatttaaattattagtcAAACCACGTTATATATATCAAAAGGTAATCATCAAATCACTAGTTGATAAcgaaaaaaaataacaattgcTCCAACAAAACTGCTCAGGAAGGAATTCCACAAAATACGagaaaggaaacaacaaaacaTCAAAAACAATTCGGAAATGTTCACAAGAAATTtaacgaaaacaaaaaaaaaacaaaaccgtATATACCTAAAAGGcttatcaaaataattttaagggtagaaaataaataaataaataattttttctaaaaccaaGTATATTTTCTAGAATTCTAATAAACTATAACCATCTTTTTTATTAACAGAATGATCCTGTTTATATCATACTGATAACATTTTAAGAgatatttattaaatgtaaaagGCAAATGACCAGTAAATGAAAATTCAGATATAGTagagaattttttaataatacatcTCTAATACTAgtgaataaaaagaaaatttagtaaACTAAAAAAGCATGGAATAAATAAGATATAAATGTTGACTAAAAAATCAGCTcagattttttttgtagtttttatcCCTGTAAAGGTTTTCTAGTTCTACCTCTGATCATTAATCACGTGACCCCTATGgaatttattttattggttacaTGATACATGATGGAGTGAAATCAAAAAGTCAATTTTTAGcgacattttagaaatcaaaaATTATGTCATCATGATCACATTAATTGTTGGCAGATTTATGTTTGACAATGTAATGTACAGTATCTAAATTAAATACCATATGGTCACAAATTCTTGATAATCATCATACTGAGTCAGATATAATTGGGTTAATTTGCATTTATTTTAGAAGAATTTATTCCTAATAATGACAGATATGAAGGAATCTGACGTTGTTAGGTTATCAGGAAATGTCATAGTGCCACTTACATTCCCTtattagaagaaaaataataatgattctggtgatttttttgaaaatatcacAATTACTAATTCTCTGTAAACATTAAGATATGTTATATTAAACCACATTTTCCTTAGCTTTCAAAAGTTCCAAATGGATCAGCAaccagaaattaaaaatgtacctGATAATGAAAAAGGTGTGAATTTCTAATTTTACTGGCAAATAGTATATAATAATCTAATACACtatatatgttttatagattCACAAGCTCATATACAGGAATTGCtatcagaaaagaaaaaaattcaagAAGAATTTGATATACAAAGGGCGAAGTTTAAAGATTTGTTTTTACTTAAAGAAGGTGAGAAGCTGcttaaataataattaagaaCAACGTAAAATGTGATTTTAACAATTTGTGTTTGATTTATTTACTGTGTTAAGTGCTGGATCCAGTTGTTTCATTAGATGCAATGGTCTACTTCAGATAAAAAACCAGTTACATTGTTTTGAATATGCAAATTATTCTTGTAACATATAACACAATAACAAATTTCACTGTCCAGTGTTAAGTAGTAGAAATATAATATATTTCAAACATTAAAAGATAGTCTACGATAtctgtatatatttattatagttgtaaagtttattttttataacagTACTTAGTTATCTTTAGCAGGCCTTCCCAAAGTAGTGAGTTAATACAATATAATGTAATTATATTAtcacttttaattatttaatttgatGCAATAGATTTGTTCTTAGACATCTCTTGATTCCAGCTGAACTAGataaaaaagtagaagaaaatgtACAATTAACTGAAGAACTAACAAGATTAAAAAATGAGTTAGATGATTGCAAAAGTCAACTAGTTGTAGATAGCATGACACTAGAATCAACATTTGAAGTAGAAAAGAGGAAAGCTGAAGAAGAAATTGCTACATTACAAAGATTAGTTCATGGTAAGAATTACAAAGTATTCGCTAAATGTtgatgtgtgtgtttgtgttgagTTTTGAGGAAAGTTCTACTAGGTATGTAAAATTATATGATTATATTACACAATCTGAGACCCTGCAGACATTTTCAAGGAGTATATGTTTAGAGTATTCTTCAAAGTAGTTAATTAATATACTGTTTCCTTCAATATAAAAGGTTCATCATTTGAATCATTTAACTTTATCTTCACATTTGCCATTCAGTCTTTTACAGTGTATACATTTATATTTGACTTCTAAAATTCAATAAATACTGAGTAAATCATTTATTTTCTGTTGATTTCTTTTAAAGTACTTTTACTGtgtgttttaaaaaattcaaatttttatttggtataacTTTTTATTGTATGATTTGCAGAAACTGTTGAAGAATCCAGCTCAACAAGAACTTTATATGACACAGAACTAAAAAAATTAGAACATTATATACAGCAGCTGCAAAAAGAAATTCATGATTTGAAGAGAGAGAAAAATCATTCTCCACATCACATATCACAGGTCTGTATACATTCAACCTCATTTTCTGTAGATGtatcattatattttgtagtattgtctattctttaattaaaaattacttttcgtttttttcaaaatatttgaatacagctatttacaaagatttaatttcatttttactgTTAAATAATGTGATTGTTAGAAACCAACATGGTTTCTATTCTAAATAATCTACCCATACAGTAAATCATTCCTGTTAATAGATGCAGGACAAAGTCCTGTTGAGATATTTTGTGATACAGTGGAACCTGCTTAATTCGAACTTCGCTAATTCGAAATCTTCtttaattcgaatttttattCTGGTCCCTAGCATTTCCTATATACGTAATGATAAAAAGTCGTGAATAATTCGAATTATATTTTGGATAATTCGAACTTTTCTACAAGTTAAAAATGCCATTTCATGCTGGAAATTTCCGCGAAAAGAGGTAGTATTGTTTCCTGTCCTAACGTGCCACTTGTTTTAAGGCATTCAAGGCCATTGTACTTGTACCTAGGACCTAAATTCTCCCCCACCCGGCATGGATGCAAGATGTCGTCGCATGGTAAACTTCGAACATACAAAACTTTGACGTTATCGGAAAAAATAGCGGCATTAAAGAAGTAGAGAAGTGGACGAAGAAAAAATCTGAGCTTCCCAAGAACTTTGATTCCCCCTAACACATTATCCACCTACTTGAAGGATAAAGAAAAAATTCTCAACAGTGAAAGTGAATGCTGTAAAGATCAAAAAAGATTAATGGAGCCAGAAAATCCAAATTTAGACAATTGTGTTTTAAAATGGTTCAAACAAGCAGGGATAAGAAAATTTCCGTTAGTGGTCCCCTTATAAGAAGCAAAGATGAACAATTTGCTATTGAAATGAGGAAAAACAATTTTAAGGCGAGTACAGGGTGGCTCGACGGCTTCAAAAAACGCAACAAAATTTCGTTCTAATCCATTTCTGGAGAAAGTGAGGCCGTTAATCAGCAAGAAGCCAACCAATGGAAAAAAAAATGCGGATGATTCATGATATAGATGAAAGAGATATCTTCAATGTCGACGAGACGGGTCTTTTTTAAATGCACTCCTGACAAAACACTCGCatttaaaaacgaaaaatgtCACGGAGTAAAACTAAGCAAAGAAAGAGTCTCCTAATTGGTGCAAACATCACTCTCCTAATTGGACGATTAGAAAGACTGCCTCTAGTGATGATTGGCAAGTCGGCTAATCCGCGTTGTTTTAAGAACGTCAAGTCAAAACCAGTAGAATATGTGAGCAGCACAAGAGCTTGGATGACTAGTGATCTTCTCGAGAAATGGctaaaaaaattagacaaaaaattacataaaagaaAAAGGAACTGTATGGCACACAACAGTATCCCACTGAGAGAAAatgtaaaagttattttttttcctgCTAACATCAGTTCTCCAGGCCTATGGTCCAGGGTGTCATAAAAATCTAAACATTTTACAGACGTTTTTGGTTGAAAACATATTGACGGAAGATTGCGACacctttaaaattaaattagGAATTCTAAAAACATCGCGAATGTGTAAGAAACCTTGGGACAAAGTAACACCAGAAATGATCAAACACAGTTTCAAAAAAGCTGGTTTCACAAAAAGGAGGAGAACGCAGACAATACTTTAACAGAAGAGCTGCTTTCAGTTGACTGCTGGGGGGACGTCATTTCTGATCCTGCCATCTCTTATGATTTTGTCAACGTGGATGAAGATGTTGCAGTATGTGGTGAAATAACCGATGCACAAATTATGGCTGAAGTGCTTAAGGACAGTAATGAAAAACAAGAGAGTGCTGAAAAAGACGCGTCATCAGTTGCGGGAGAAATAAATGTTCCGAGTGCGGCCGAAGCAACAAATCATATTACGCAACTTAGACGGTACTTTAAAAGCAAAAATGACGTAAGTCACTCTATTTTTAGTTCACTGAGAATCTTTTGTCATTAGCGAGAAGCTAAATTCTAAAAAGCAGCTAAATATTTCGGATTTCTTTGGAAAAAATTAGTCTgtcttttttcattaattgtaacaaatatgtattcttactttcaataaattatttgagacaaattttttcattgttttaatGATGCGTTCTCAACTGGGCATTTTTATCGGCCGATTGTTTCGGCCAAGATTTGGCAGAAAATACCAATGAGAACACCTGCAAATGATAGAAATTGACAATAATTGACCATGTTTTATAgcttgcaaatattttaattggTATACTTGGCCGAATTTTATTGGCCCATTTTGTTCGGTTGACAAAATTCGGGCAAGAATAGGAACTAAAACATCTGCAAGCAATAAAATGGTCaactattgttgatttttatcgtTTGTAGATGTTCTTGTaggcatctttgttttttgtggatatatttttaattcgaattttgGATAATTCGAATTTTTTTATCGGTCCCCCGAGATTCGAATTATCCAAGTTTCACTGTACCAGCAAAGCTTCTCACTGTATCACTcaagaaattttaatttataaataaaaaaatattgttattcaaaGACATGCATTGAATTGGTTAACATCTTATTTAACTACACATTGACAATACATCAgctttatcaagaaaggcaaaaaatCAAATGCGAGTCATAAATCTAActatcgtgatatcaatataggTGTCCCACAAGGCTCAATTTTAGGACTGATTAtatttcttatttcttatttacatGAGTGATATTCTCTCAGTTAACTCAGATggatattttacaatatttgcaGATGATATACATACTATTATTAACAGATCTGATACCTCTTTGGAGTCCCAATGTAATTATCTACTGGCAGACCTTCACAGCTGGTTCTTTAATAATTACCTATTATtgaatacccaaaaacataaaaaagtcataaaaatgcataaaatgagTTTAAATGATTCCAAAATTGTTTTGAATTTGAGTGCATAGATTCTTCAATGTTGAGATATAAGATTTGTAGCATCGATCTGTTATTGCTTTGCATTATGTTCTAAGATCTGAAAATAAGGTATAATCAGTTGCTGACTGAGTATGTTTAAATCTAGCATGAGCAGACTTTtttgaaataaaagtttttttaattctgGAGCAAACCCACAATGAAATTTTGAgggtatatgttttttttttggaacatACAGTAATATTgctttagagcattaatagtcaTTAAAAATAGTATTCCAGTCAACTGAAGAAAAGTAATTGTTTAGACCTATACAATTTGCATTACCatagttaaaatatatataaaatatatataaatatctggAAGGACATGTGCCTCTGGATATTTGTACCTTCAACTTAGTATTTCAAAAACTCCAAGCCTTATGAAGCTACATGGTGTCAACGATAACATTTTATGTAGAGTTGGCAACAGTGTGTGAAAAACGTGTTTGTTACTGTGTGTTTAAAGCTGTGAGTTAGCTTTGAAGATTTTTATTGATAAAAGTAAATTTAGTAGCAGTATTCACCAACATTTCTTTTGAAAATCGCCGT
This Diabrotica undecimpunctata isolate CICGRU unplaced genomic scaffold, icDiaUnde3 ctg00000593.1, whole genome shotgun sequence DNA region includes the following protein-coding sequences:
- the LOC140431212 gene encoding uncharacterized protein, whose product is MDQQPEIKNVPDNEKDSQAHIQELLSEKKKIQEEFDIQRAKFKDLFLLKEAELDKKVEENVQLTEELTRLKNELDDCKSQLVVDSMTLESTFEVEKRKAEEEIATLQRLVHETVEESSSTRTLYDTELKKLEHYIQQLQKEIHDLKREKNHSPHHISQVCIHSTSFSEENADNTLTEELLSVDCWGDVISDPAISYDFVNVDEDVAVCGEITDAQIMAEVLKDSNEKQESAEKDASSVAGEINVPSAAEATNHITQLRRYFKSKND